The sequence below is a genomic window from Natrinema salifodinae.
TCGCCGTCGGCGAGGACGTACGCGTTGTTCTGCCCCTCGAACTCCGCGTTCCCGAGTCGAATGCGGTCCATGGCGACTACCCACACGCCGGTCGCTAATAATTCGTCGGCTAGCGGCACCGGCCAGGCGGGCGAGAGGAATACGGAGACGGACTGCGTGACGAGTGGAGAACGGACGTCGGCGGCCGACCGACTGACGACCGCACAGACTCCCGAACCGGCGTAGAAAGAGCGGTTTACCGGGCCGTCGACGCTGATTACCCCTCGAGTTCGGTCTGCAGGAGCTGGTTGACGTCGCCGGGGTCCGCGCTGCCGCCGGTCTTCTGCATGACCTGACCGACGAGGAAGTTGATCGCGCCGTCGTCGCCCGACTCGTAGTCGGAGACGGCGTCGGGGTTCTCGTCGATCGCCTCCTCGACGGCCTGCTGGACCTCGCTCTCGTCGGTCTTGCCCAGATCTTCCTCGTCGACGATCTCGTCCGGCCCCGTGCCGTCGTCGAGCATCGACCGGAGGACGGTCTCGCGGGCGTTCTTGGCTGTGATCTCGTCCTCGGCGACGAGTTCGACCAGGCGCGTGACTTCGTCGAGGCGGCCCTCGATCTCGGTGATTTCCATGTCGCGGTAGTTGAGTTCGCCCAGCAGGTTGTCCGCGACCCAGGTCGCCGCCAGGTCGGGATCGAACTCGCTGGCGACGTTCTCGTAGAAGTCGGCGACCTGTTTGGTCGACGTTAGTTTGGAGGCGGCCTCCTCGCTCAGGCCGTACTCCTCTTGGAACCGCTCGCGGCGAGCCGAGGGGAGTTCGGGGATCGCGATCTCTTCCTTCCAGCCGGAGACCCGCAGCGGCGGCAGGTCGGCCTCCTCGAAGTACCGGTAATCTTTCTCCTCTTCCTTCGAGCGCATCGAGACGGTGATCCCGCGTGACTCGTCCCAGTGGCGGGTCTCCTGCTCGACAGCGCGGCCGCGCTGGATGGCGTTCTTCTGGCGGGTCTCCTCGTAGGCCAGGGCTT
It includes:
- the gatB gene encoding Asp-tRNA(Asn)/Glu-tRNA(Gln) amidotransferase subunit GatB — protein: MTAQTAQQADLVTVIGLEVHVQLETDTKIFCGCSTEPTDEPNEHVCPVCLGLPGALPVLNEGAVEAAVKIGKAIDADIPEETRFHRKNYYYPDLPKNFQITQYDEPICQDGDLEISVEGERRTVTIERAHLEEDPGSLQHVGGGGGIDSAEYTLVDYNRAGTPLMEIVTAPDFRSPSEVRAFLAELEEVLEYLGVFDAERDGSLRIDANLSIIPAEEIDGESTDEIGAEALAAANRTEVKNISSHKGAEKALAYEETRQKNAIQRGRAVEQETRHWDESRGITVSMRSKEEEKDYRYFEEADLPPLRVSGWKEEIAIPELPSARRERFQEEYGLSEEAASKLTSTKQVADFYENVASEFDPDLAATWVADNLLGELNYRDMEITEIEGRLDEVTRLVELVAEDEITAKNARETVLRSMLDDGTGPDEIVDEEDLGKTDESEVQQAVEEAIDENPDAVSDYESGDDGAINFLVGQVMQKTGGSADPGDVNQLLQTELEG